One Roseomonas gilardii subsp. gilardii genomic region harbors:
- a CDS encoding ABC-F family ATP-binding cassette domain-containing protein produces MTVLAIQDLTVRLAGRTLLDGASLQLDPGHKIGLVGRNGVGKSTLFRVLTGQLQPDGGEVRFAARARMAYLAQEAPGGAAPLLDTVLEADTERAALLAELEAGVEPLREAELHERLRAIGADAAPARAATVLAGLGFDAAAQARPVGEYSGGWRMRVALARALFLEPDLLLLDEPTNHLDLEATIWLEGWLRRFAGAAIIISHDRDLLDRCVDGIAHLEGGKITAYPGGYGEFLRIRNERRAQQVAQNAKVAAERAHMQAFVDRFRYKASKARQAQSRLKALEKLPPIEAVTEDRVTPFVFPEPAEVAPPILTMMGASVGYDGRPILRGLDLRLDSDDRVALLGANGNGKSTLAKLIAGRMEAMGGEVRRTPRLKVGFFAQHQAEELNPEGTPLTHMQAALPKATETQCRAQLARFGLDEDRATTLVRDCSGGEKARLLLALCTRDAPQLLILDEPTNHLDMDAREALIRALADYGGAVVLITHDPRLVELVADQLWLVADGAVSSFDGDMEDYRNFLLERARPVARDTGPAKRDDRRERAEARAALAPLRERVKQIEKLLEKLRLEDGLIERKLADPEFYTRRKPADIAWANTRRAAIAKEVEALEEEWLSLGERLEAA; encoded by the coding sequence ATGACCGTCCTCGCCATCCAAGACCTCACCGTGCGCCTCGCGGGCCGGACGCTGCTGGACGGCGCCTCGCTGCAACTCGATCCCGGGCACAAGATCGGACTCGTCGGCCGTAACGGGGTCGGCAAATCCACCCTGTTCCGTGTCCTGACCGGCCAGTTGCAGCCCGATGGCGGCGAGGTCCGCTTCGCGGCCCGGGCCCGCATGGCCTATCTGGCGCAGGAGGCGCCGGGCGGTGCCGCCCCGCTGCTCGACACGGTGCTGGAGGCCGATACCGAGCGCGCCGCCCTGCTGGCCGAGCTGGAAGCCGGGGTGGAGCCGCTGCGTGAGGCCGAACTGCATGAGCGCCTGCGCGCGATCGGCGCCGACGCCGCCCCGGCCCGGGCCGCCACGGTGCTGGCGGGGCTGGGCTTCGACGCGGCGGCGCAGGCGCGGCCGGTGGGCGAATATTCCGGCGGCTGGCGCATGCGCGTGGCCCTCGCCCGGGCGCTGTTCCTGGAGCCCGACCTGCTGCTGCTGGACGAGCCGACCAACCACCTGGACCTGGAGGCGACGATCTGGCTGGAAGGCTGGCTGAGGCGCTTCGCCGGCGCCGCCATCATCATCAGCCATGACCGCGACCTGCTGGACCGCTGCGTGGACGGGATCGCGCATCTGGAAGGTGGGAAGATCACCGCCTACCCCGGCGGCTATGGCGAGTTCCTGCGCATCCGCAACGAGCGCCGGGCGCAGCAGGTGGCCCAGAATGCCAAGGTCGCCGCCGAGCGCGCGCATATGCAGGCCTTCGTGGACCGCTTCCGCTACAAGGCCAGCAAGGCGCGGCAGGCCCAGTCGCGCCTGAAGGCGCTGGAGAAGCTGCCGCCGATCGAGGCGGTGACGGAGGATCGTGTCACCCCCTTCGTCTTCCCGGAACCCGCCGAGGTGGCGCCGCCGATCCTGACCATGATGGGCGCGAGCGTGGGCTATGACGGGCGCCCCATCCTGCGCGGGCTGGACCTGCGGCTGGACAGCGACGACCGCGTGGCGCTGCTGGGCGCCAATGGCAACGGCAAGTCCACCCTGGCCAAGCTGATCGCCGGACGGATGGAGGCGATGGGCGGCGAGGTCCGCCGCACACCGCGGCTCAAGGTCGGCTTCTTCGCGCAGCACCAGGCGGAGGAGCTGAACCCGGAGGGCACGCCGCTCACCCATATGCAGGCGGCGCTGCCCAAGGCCACCGAGACGCAGTGCCGCGCCCAACTTGCCCGCTTCGGCCTGGACGAGGACCGCGCCACGACCCTGGTGCGCGACTGCTCCGGCGGGGAGAAGGCGCGGCTGCTGCTGGCGCTCTGCACGCGCGACGCGCCGCAACTGCTGATCCTCGACGAGCCGACCAACCACCTGGACATGGATGCGCGCGAGGCGCTGATCCGCGCCCTGGCCGATTACGGCGGCGCGGTGGTGCTGATCACCCATGACCCGCGGCTGGTGGAGCTGGTGGCCGACCAGCTCTGGCTGGTGGCGGATGGCGCCGTGTCGTCCTTCGACGGCGACATGGAGGACTACCGGAATTTCCTGCTCGAACGCGCCCGCCCGGTGGCGCGCGACACGGGCCCGGCGAAACGCGACGACCGCCGCGAGCGCGCCGAGGCCCGCGCCGCCCTGGCGCCGCTGCGCGAACGGGTGAAGCAGATCGAGAAGCTGCTGGAAAAGCTGCGGCTGGAGGATGGGCTGATCGAGCGCAAACTGGCCGATCCGGAATTCTACACCCGGCGCAAGCCGGCCGACATCGCCTGGGCCAATACCCGCCGTGCCGCCATCGCCAAGGAGGTGGAGGCGCTGGAGGAGGAATGGCTGTCCCTGGGGGAACGGCTGGAAGCGGCATGA
- a CDS encoding FkbM family methyltransferase, translated as MAPLDGRAPDAGRASWPGMRRLRVPAHLLRFILRHPLAGRRPAASLLRLLRWQVGGRLIGMPAVMPFIGPTRLLLQRGHSSATANLYAGLSDFAEMGFLLHLLRPGDLFADIGANIGAYTVLAAGVAGAEVLAFEPSPATLPHLRDNLRLNDLEERVTLLPLALGDHPGTLRLSARRGAANRVLLEREEEDSVQISVSTLDEILPHRTPLLLKLDVEGYEARILAGAGRLLARPGLQAVLVETMAHAEHYGDSTRRIDDLLRAQGFAPFDYDPRRRTLTRRDAPGDPNTLYLRQLDAVAARLATAATIPVLGEHI; from the coding sequence GTGGCACCCCTCGACGGCAGGGCACCGGATGCCGGGCGGGCGTCCTGGCCGGGGATGCGGCGGCTGCGCGTTCCCGCCCACCTGCTGCGCTTCATCCTGCGGCACCCCCTGGCCGGCCGACGCCCTGCCGCCTCCCTCCTGCGCCTGTTGCGCTGGCAGGTCGGCGGGCGGCTGATCGGCATGCCGGCGGTGATGCCGTTCATCGGGCCGACGCGGCTTCTGCTGCAAAGGGGGCATTCCTCCGCCACCGCCAACCTCTATGCCGGTCTGAGCGATTTCGCGGAGATGGGCTTCCTGCTGCATCTGCTGCGCCCGGGTGATCTCTTCGCCGATATCGGCGCGAATATCGGCGCCTATACCGTGCTGGCCGCCGGGGTAGCCGGGGCGGAGGTGCTGGCTTTCGAGCCCTCCCCCGCCACGCTGCCGCATCTGCGCGACAACCTCCGCCTCAACGATCTGGAGGAGCGCGTGACGCTGCTGCCGCTCGCCCTGGGCGACCACCCCGGCACACTACGGCTCAGCGCACGCCGCGGCGCCGCCAACCGGGTGCTGCTGGAGCGCGAGGAGGAGGATAGCGTCCAGATCTCGGTTTCCACCCTGGACGAGATCCTGCCCCATCGGACGCCGCTGCTGCTGAAACTGGATGTGGAGGGCTACGAGGCCCGGATCCTGGCCGGCGCCGGAAGGCTCCTGGCCCGTCCGGGATTGCAGGCTGTCCTGGTCGAGACCATGGCGCATGCGGAACACTATGGCGACAGCACCCGGCGGATCGACGATCTCCTGCGGGCGCAGGGCTTCGCGCCCTTCGACTACGACCCGCGCCGCCGCACCCTCACGCGGCGCGATGCGCCAGGCGATCCGAACACGCTTTACCTGCGGCAGTTGGATGCCGTGGCGGCCCGTCTCGCCACCGCGGCCACCATTCCGGTGCTCGGCGAGCACATCTGA
- the mtgA gene encoding monofunctional biosynthetic peptidoglycan transglycosylase: MAAGSRRFSGPLLGRARGWAGGWVRLLLLLFLALPLATILAFRVLPVPVTPLMVIRSIQGHELHHDWVPYDAIAPSLAQAVIASEDNTFCSQTLGFDFPALRGQIEALLEGERPRGASTITMQTAKNLMLWPGRDPVRKLLESWLTPQIALLWPRQRVLEVYLNIVEFGPGIYGAEAAARAFFNKPASALTLREATQLAVVLPSPLHWNASRPNTWLRQRAATIRARIGELGPLLDCTR, encoded by the coding sequence ATGGCGGCCGGAAGCCGCCGGTTTTCCGGGCCGCTGCTGGGCCGCGCCCGGGGTTGGGCCGGGGGCTGGGTCCGGTTGCTGCTGCTGCTCTTCCTGGCCCTGCCGCTGGCGACGATCCTGGCCTTCCGTGTGCTGCCCGTGCCCGTGACGCCGCTGATGGTGATCCGCAGCATCCAGGGCCATGAGCTGCACCATGACTGGGTGCCCTATGACGCGATCGCGCCCAGCCTCGCACAGGCGGTGATCGCCTCGGAGGACAACACCTTCTGCAGCCAGACCCTGGGCTTCGACTTTCCCGCCCTGCGCGGCCAGATCGAGGCCCTGCTGGAGGGCGAGCGGCCGCGCGGCGCCAGTACCATCACCATGCAGACGGCCAAGAACCTGATGCTCTGGCCGGGGCGCGATCCCGTGCGCAAGCTGCTGGAATCCTGGCTGACGCCGCAGATCGCCCTGCTCTGGCCAAGGCAGCGGGTGCTGGAGGTCTATTTGAACATCGTCGAGTTCGGACCTGGCATCTATGGCGCGGAGGCCGCCGCCCGGGCCTTCTTCAACAAGCCCGCCTCGGCGCTGACGCTGCGGGAAGCCACCCAGCTCGCCGTGGTGCTGCCCAGCCCGCTGCACTGGAATGCCAGCCGGCCCAACACCTGGCTGCGCCAGCGCGCCGCCACGATCCGGGCGCGGATCGGGGAGCTGGGGCCACTGCTCGACTGCACCCGCTGA
- a CDS encoding chloride channel protein — MIALRLHVRPIRDVASFRAWLRASEFGLVGLAVLTGVLSGLVAVVMGGLARALHVHLFGEASAHGLSILRGAAPLMLLTMPLLGGILLGAINLALSRWYPRQPVDPIEANALYGGKLSFRDGLVVAVQNIVSNGFGASVGLEAGYTQAASGISSWLGQRLGLRRGDLRLLVGCGAAGAIAAAFDAPLTGAFYAFELVIGTYAIASLAPVVASAVTATLVARALSGETYVVVPGGVTPPGLEGYVLSLVLGLVCALSGIALMRGVTFTEANMRRFLRWAPLRPALGGLAVGLLALISPIALSAGHGALHFTFATESTGLDILWLVLLKSLAVVISLGAGFRGGLFFASLLLGALLGKVFAAGVDVVLPGMDPLLLSLVGMSAFGSAVVGAPLAMTFLALETTGNFVVAGSVLAAVTVAGLVTRRLFGYSFATWRFHLRGETIRSAHDIGWLRELSVGRLMRRDLRTVRNDTKLSSFKRDFPLGSTARVVAVDEQGRYAGLISVAEAYGAAPEVETVEPLLQFRDRALLPAMNAKEAMAVFDTVETEALAVVDGVESRKVLGLLTASHLLRRYGEEVERRRREETGLVA; from the coding sequence ATGATCGCTCTCCGACTGCATGTGCGCCCCATCCGCGACGTGGCCTCCTTCCGGGCCTGGCTCCGCGCCAGCGAGTTCGGGCTGGTCGGGCTGGCCGTGCTGACCGGGGTGCTGAGCGGCCTCGTCGCCGTGGTGATGGGCGGGCTGGCGCGCGCGCTGCACGTGCATCTCTTCGGCGAGGCCAGCGCGCATGGGCTGAGCATCCTGCGCGGCGCGGCACCGCTGATGCTGCTGACCATGCCGCTGCTGGGCGGCATCCTGCTGGGGGCCATCAACCTCGCCCTGTCGCGCTGGTATCCGCGCCAGCCGGTGGACCCGATCGAGGCCAATGCCCTCTATGGCGGCAAACTCTCCTTTCGCGACGGGCTGGTGGTCGCCGTGCAGAACATCGTCTCCAACGGCTTCGGCGCCTCGGTGGGGCTGGAGGCAGGCTATACCCAGGCAGCGAGCGGCATCTCCTCCTGGCTGGGGCAGCGGCTGGGACTGCGGCGGGGGGACCTGCGGCTGCTGGTGGGCTGCGGCGCGGCCGGGGCCATCGCCGCCGCCTTCGACGCGCCGCTGACCGGTGCCTTCTATGCCTTCGAGCTGGTGATCGGCACCTATGCCATCGCCAGCCTCGCCCCAGTGGTGGCCAGCGCCGTCACCGCCACGCTGGTGGCCCGGGCGCTGAGCGGCGAGACCTATGTGGTGGTGCCGGGCGGCGTCACGCCGCCGGGGCTGGAGGGCTATGTGCTGTCCCTGGTCCTCGGCCTCGTCTGCGCCCTGTCCGGGATCGCGCTGATGCGCGGCGTCACCTTTACCGAGGCCAACATGCGCCGCTTCCTGCGCTGGGCGCCGCTGCGGCCGGCCCTGGGCGGGCTGGCGGTGGGCCTGCTGGCCCTGATCTCGCCCATCGCGCTCTCGGCCGGGCACGGGGCGCTGCACTTCACCTTCGCCACCGAATCCACCGGCCTCGACATCCTCTGGCTGGTGCTGCTGAAGAGCCTCGCCGTGGTGATCTCGCTCGGTGCCGGCTTCCGCGGCGGGTTGTTCTTCGCCTCGCTGCTGCTGGGGGCGCTGCTCGGCAAGGTCTTCGCCGCCGGGGTGGATGTCGTGCTGCCGGGCATGGACCCGCTGCTGCTGTCCCTGGTCGGGATGAGCGCCTTCGGCTCGGCTGTGGTGGGCGCGCCGCTGGCCATGACCTTCCTGGCGCTGGAAACCACCGGCAACTTCGTCGTGGCCGGCAGCGTGCTGGCGGCGGTGACCGTGGCCGGCCTCGTGACACGGCGGCTCTTCGGCTACTCCTTCGCCACCTGGCGCTTCCATCTGCGCGGCGAGACGATCCGTTCCGCCCACGACATCGGCTGGCTGCGCGAGCTCAGCGTCGGCAGGCTGATGCGCCGCGACCTGCGGACCGTGCGCAACGACACGAAGCTTTCCTCCTTCAAGCGGGACTTCCCGCTGGGTTCCACCGCGCGCGTCGTCGCGGTGGACGAACAGGGCCGCTATGCCGGCCTTATCTCCGTGGCCGAGGCCTATGGCGCCGCGCCGGAGGTGGAGACGGTGGAGCCGCTGCTGCAGTTCCGCGACCGGGCCCTGCTGCCGGCCATGAACGCCAAGGAGGCCATGGCGGTCTTCGACACGGTGGAGACCGAGGCGCTGGCGGTGGTCGACGGGGTGGAGAGCCGGAAGGTGCTGGGCCTGCTCACCGCCAGCCATCTGCTGCGCCGCTATGGCGAGGAGGTCGAGCGCCGGCGGCGCGAGGAAACCGGGCTGGTGGCCTGA
- a CDS encoding D-alanyl-D-alanine carboxypeptidase codes for MIETSAVLRGGLRLLALAAVAALWLLPGEARAQIGSERYASIVVDAGTGQVLSASSADEPRYPASLTKMMTLYMLFTVLESGDVSPSTRIPVSRHAASRPPSKLWLKPGSTITVRDAILALVTKSANDAASAVGEFLGEGSEAHFARLMTLRARQMGMTSTVFRNASGLPDPRQVTTARDMAILAQRLIRDFPNRYAYFSTPEFRWRGQTIASHNYVNENYDGADGLKTGFINASGFNIVTSARRDGRRLIAVVFGGATGRERDSHVMALLDRGFDLPGTPPGRGDTLLAGRSVSRGGVLAGLVPSANAAPAMGAAEPLLRRATTSARPTVAPALPRPAPRASAGKGDWAVQVGALPTNASALKVASHARRSATRNTGVVRVEKVRLKGQTLYRAQVAGLSETSARQACARMKRGACMVIAP; via the coding sequence ATGATCGAGACCAGCGCCGTCTTGCGAGGTGGCCTGCGCCTGCTGGCGCTGGCGGCGGTCGCCGCCCTTTGGCTCCTGCCCGGCGAGGCGAGGGCGCAGATCGGCAGCGAGCGCTACGCCTCGATCGTGGTGGACGCGGGCACGGGGCAGGTCCTTTCCGCTTCCAGCGCGGACGAGCCGCGCTACCCGGCCTCGCTCACGAAGATGATGACGCTCTACATGCTCTTCACGGTGCTGGAATCGGGCGACGTCTCGCCCTCCACCCGCATCCCCGTGTCGCGGCACGCGGCCTCGCGGCCGCCCTCCAAGCTCTGGCTGAAGCCCGGTTCCACCATCACCGTCCGCGACGCGATCCTGGCCCTGGTGACCAAATCCGCCAATGACGCGGCCTCCGCCGTGGGCGAATTCCTCGGCGAGGGCAGCGAGGCGCACTTCGCCCGGCTGATGACGCTGCGGGCGCGCCAGATGGGGATGACCAGCACGGTCTTCCGCAATGCCTCCGGCCTGCCCGACCCGCGGCAGGTGACCACCGCGCGCGACATGGCCATCCTGGCCCAGCGGCTGATCCGCGATTTCCCGAACCGCTACGCCTATTTCAGCACGCCGGAATTCCGCTGGCGCGGCCAGACCATCGCCAGCCACAACTACGTCAACGAGAACTACGATGGCGCCGACGGGCTGAAGACAGGCTTCATCAATGCCAGCGGCTTCAACATCGTCACCAGCGCGCGGCGCGATGGGCGGCGGCTGATCGCCGTGGTCTTCGGCGGCGCCACGGGGCGGGAGCGCGACAGCCATGTCATGGCGCTGCTCGACCGTGGCTTCGACCTGCCCGGCACGCCGCCGGGGCGGGGCGACACGCTGCTGGCGGGCCGTTCGGTGAGCCGGGGCGGCGTGCTGGCCGGGCTGGTGCCCAGTGCCAATGCCGCGCCGGCGATGGGCGCCGCGGAGCCGCTGCTGCGCCGGGCCACCACCAGCGCCCGGCCCACCGTGGCACCCGCCCTTCCGCGCCCGGCGCCACGTGCCAGCGCCGGCAAGGGCGACTGGGCGGTGCAGGTCGGCGCGCTGCCGACCAATGCCTCCGCGCTCAAGGTGGCCAGCCATGCGCGCCGGAGCGCCACGCGCAATACCGGGGTGGTGCGGGTGGAGAAGGTGCGACTGAAGGGGCAGACCCTCTACCGCGCCCAGGTGGCCGGGCTGAGCGAGACGAGCGCCCGGCAGGCCTGCGCCCGGATGAAGCGCGGAGCCTGCATGGTGATCGCGCCGTGA
- the ftsH gene encoding ATP-dependent zinc metalloprotease FtsH, with the protein MPPAPAKRPPSPQKEPPDSDLWKRQFTIWYILGAFFLLTFLQSIWANTSQVETVPYSQFETLLAEGRISEVTVAPDTIRGQLKEPESNGRREVSAVRVDPALADRLKQQGVTVVRGTPPPGFLTQMLTWLVPMALLYLVWIFAFRRIAERQGLGGMMSIGKSRAKIYVEKDTSVTFDDVAGVDEAKAELQEVVSFLRDPASYGRLGGHAPKGILLVGPPGTGKTLLARAVAGEAGVPFFSISGSEFVEMFVGVGAARVRDLFAEARKAAPCIIFIDELDSLGRSRTSGLSGGADEKEQTLNQLLAELDGFDPRSGVILLGATNRPEVLDPALLRPGRFDRQVLVDRPDRKGRLQILRVHARKIRLAPDADLGAVAGLTPGATGADLANMLNEAALAATRRHAEAVEQSDLIAAVERVLAGVERRSRILSPPERHRVAVHEMGHALVAANLTGVDPVLKVSIIPRGIGALGYTMQSPAEERFLLARSELRNRIAVLLGGRAAETLFFDGDISTGAADDLQRATETAQEMVTRYGMADALGNRTYAPPRQSFLGDLALPPSRAEVSEVTEREIDLAVRDLVEEANRRATQILEAHRDQVEAGSRLLLEQETITAEDFPPLVPAAKRRAIEAVPMPPRPRSADTAEG; encoded by the coding sequence ATGCCCCCAGCCCCCGCCAAGCGCCCTCCCAGCCCGCAGAAGGAGCCGCCGGATTCCGATCTCTGGAAGCGGCAGTTCACCATCTGGTACATCCTGGGCGCCTTCTTCCTGCTGACCTTCCTCCAGTCCATCTGGGCGAACACCTCGCAGGTGGAGACCGTGCCCTACTCGCAGTTCGAGACCCTGCTTGCCGAGGGCAGGATCTCCGAGGTCACCGTCGCCCCGGACACCATCCGCGGCCAGCTCAAGGAGCCCGAGTCCAATGGGCGGCGCGAGGTCAGCGCCGTGCGTGTCGATCCCGCCCTGGCCGACCGGCTGAAACAGCAGGGTGTCACCGTCGTGCGCGGCACGCCGCCGCCGGGCTTCCTGACGCAGATGCTGACTTGGCTGGTGCCGATGGCGCTGCTCTACCTCGTCTGGATCTTCGCCTTCCGCCGCATCGCCGAGCGCCAGGGCCTCGGCGGGATGATGTCGATCGGCAAGTCCCGCGCCAAGATCTATGTCGAGAAGGACACCAGCGTGACCTTCGACGATGTCGCCGGGGTGGATGAGGCCAAGGCCGAGCTGCAGGAGGTCGTCTCCTTCCTCCGGGACCCGGCCTCCTATGGCCGGCTCGGCGGGCATGCGCCCAAGGGCATCCTGCTGGTCGGCCCGCCCGGCACCGGCAAGACCCTGCTGGCCCGCGCCGTGGCGGGCGAGGCCGGGGTGCCCTTCTTCTCCATCTCCGGCTCGGAATTCGTGGAGATGTTCGTGGGCGTCGGCGCTGCCCGGGTGCGCGACCTTTTCGCCGAGGCGCGCAAGGCCGCGCCCTGCATCATCTTCATCGATGAGCTGGACTCGCTGGGCCGAAGCCGTACCTCGGGACTGTCCGGCGGCGCGGATGAGAAGGAGCAGACGCTCAACCAGCTCCTGGCCGAGCTGGACGGCTTCGACCCGCGCAGCGGCGTGATCCTGCTGGGCGCCACCAACCGGCCGGAGGTGCTGGACCCTGCCCTGCTGCGCCCGGGTCGTTTCGACCGGCAGGTGCTGGTGGACCGTCCCGACCGCAAGGGGCGGCTGCAGATCCTGCGGGTGCATGCGCGCAAGATCCGCCTCGCTCCGGATGCGGACCTGGGCGCCGTCGCCGGCCTGACCCCGGGCGCGACGGGCGCGGACCTCGCCAACATGCTGAACGAGGCGGCGCTGGCCGCAACCCGGCGTCATGCGGAGGCAGTGGAGCAGAGCGACCTGATCGCGGCGGTGGAACGGGTGCTGGCGGGCGTCGAGCGCCGCAGCCGCATCCTCAGCCCGCCGGAGCGCCACCGCGTGGCGGTGCACGAGATGGGCCATGCGCTGGTCGCCGCCAACCTGACCGGCGTCGATCCGGTGCTGAAGGTCTCCATCATCCCGCGTGGCATCGGCGCCCTGGGCTATACCATGCAGAGCCCGGCGGAGGAGCGCTTCCTGCTGGCGCGCAGCGAGTTGCGCAACCGCATTGCCGTGCTGCTCGGCGGGCGGGCGGCGGAGACGCTGTTCTTCGACGGCGACATCTCCACCGGCGCCGCCGACGACCTGCAGCGCGCGACGGAAACGGCGCAGGAGATGGTGACGCGCTACGGCATGGCGGATGCCCTGGGCAACCGCACCTATGCGCCGCCGCGCCAGAGCTTCCTGGGCGACCTCGCCCTGCCGCCCTCGCGCGCCGAGGTGAGCGAGGTGACGGAGCGTGAGATCGACCTCGCCGTGCGGGATCTGGTGGAGGAGGCCAACCGCCGCGCCACACAGATCCTGGAGGCGCATCGCGACCAGGTCGAGGCGGGCAGCCGGCTGCTGCTGGAACAGGAAACCATCACCGCCGAGGATTTCCCGCCCCTGGTGCCGGCGGCGAAGCGCCGCGCCATCGAGGCGGTGCCCATGCCCCCCAGGCCCCGGAGCGCGGACACGGCGGAAGGCTGA
- a CDS encoding AMP nucleosidase: protein MLHETVASPEEAVDRLEEMYEAAVLAERTALDRFVSTGATPDAVERATFCYPVLHLHWDAENLPPANRRAWAKLQLPGDYATTVTQPAAFRAYLLEQLRPLAKEYGARIAVGRSAQEIPYPYVLEGGDELARGGVSAAALARHFPVPMLSAVGDETADALWKYRPGEPRPLALFDAVRVDYSLRRLIHYTGSDWRNVRPWILLTNYQRYVEQFTGWALKELATPGSPYTRLILPGGASVGREDSPEAGAGLVAAAPWQRFQMPAYHLLRGDGRDGVTIVNIGVGPSNAKTITDHLAVLRPHCWVMIGHCGGLRQSQEIGDYVLAHGYLRRDKILDELLPPEIPVPALAEVQVALQEAAVQVTGEQGDALKRRLRTGTVVTYDDRNWELRWSQERLRINLSRAIAVDMESGTLAAQGYRLRVPYGTLLCVSDKPLHGEIKLPGAATAFYQRAVSEHLAIGLATFEILRGQLGALHSRKLRAFDEPPFR from the coding sequence ATGCTGCATGAGACGGTGGCCTCCCCTGAAGAGGCTGTGGACCGCCTGGAAGAAATGTACGAGGCGGCGGTCCTGGCCGAACGCACCGCCCTCGATCGCTTCGTGAGCACGGGCGCCACGCCCGACGCGGTCGAACGCGCCACCTTCTGCTATCCGGTGCTCCACCTGCACTGGGATGCCGAGAACCTGCCGCCGGCCAACCGCCGCGCCTGGGCCAAGCTGCAACTGCCCGGCGACTATGCCACCACGGTGACGCAGCCCGCCGCCTTCCGCGCCTATCTGCTGGAACAGCTCCGCCCGCTGGCCAAGGAGTATGGCGCGCGCATCGCCGTGGGCCGCAGCGCGCAGGAGATCCCCTACCCCTATGTGCTGGAGGGCGGCGACGAGCTCGCCCGCGGCGGGGTCTCGGCGGCCGCGCTGGCGCGGCATTTCCCCGTGCCCATGCTCTCGGCGGTGGGGGACGAGACCGCCGATGCGCTGTGGAAGTACCGGCCGGGTGAGCCGAGGCCGCTGGCGCTGTTCGACGCGGTACGGGTGGACTACTCGCTGCGCCGCCTGATCCACTACACGGGCAGCGACTGGCGCAATGTGCGTCCCTGGATCCTGCTCACCAACTACCAGCGCTATGTGGAACAGTTCACCGGCTGGGCGTTGAAGGAGCTCGCCACGCCCGGCAGCCCCTATACCCGCCTGATCCTGCCTGGCGGCGCCTCCGTGGGGCGGGAGGATTCGCCGGAGGCAGGGGCCGGGCTGGTTGCCGCCGCGCCCTGGCAGCGCTTCCAGATGCCGGCCTATCATCTGCTCCGCGGCGACGGGCGGGATGGCGTGACCATCGTCAACATCGGCGTCGGCCCTTCCAACGCCAAGACGATCACCGACCATCTCGCGGTGCTGCGCCCGCATTGCTGGGTGATGATCGGCCATTGCGGCGGCCTGCGGCAAAGCCAGGAGATCGGCGACTACGTGCTCGCGCACGGCTATCTGCGCCGGGACAAGATCCTGGACGAGCTGCTGCCGCCGGAAATCCCCGTGCCCGCCCTGGCCGAGGTGCAGGTCGCCCTGCAGGAGGCCGCCGTGCAGGTGACGGGCGAGCAGGGCGACGCGCTGAAGCGGCGGCTGCGGACCGGCACCGTCGTCACCTATGACGACCGGAACTGGGAGTTGCGCTGGTCGCAGGAGCGGCTGCGGATCAACCTGTCCCGCGCCATTGCCGTGGACATGGAAAGCGGCACGCTGGCCGCCCAGGGTTACCGGCTGCGGGTGCCCTACGGCACGCTGCTCTGCGTTTCCGACAAGCCGCTGCATGGCGAGATCAAGCTGCCCGGCGCCGCCACCGCCTTCTACCAGCGCGCGGTGAGCGAGCATCTCGCCATCGGCCTCGCCACCTTCGAGATCCTGCGCGGGCAGCTCGGCGCGCTGCATTCGCGCAAGCTGCGCGCCTTCGACGAGCCGCCCTTCCGCTAA
- the ndk gene encoding nucleoside-diphosphate kinase yields MAIERTFSIIKPDATRRNLTGKINAVFEEKGLRIVAQKRILMSQQQAETFYGVHKERPFFKDLVSFMTSGPVVVQVLEGENAVAKNREIMGATNPANAAEGTIRKLFAESIEANSVHGSDSPENAAIEIAYFFAGSEITG; encoded by the coding sequence ATGGCCATCGAGCGCACCTTCAGCATCATCAAGCCCGACGCCACCCGGCGTAACCTGACCGGCAAGATCAACGCCGTGTTCGAGGAGAAGGGCCTGCGCATCGTCGCGCAGAAGCGCATCCTGATGTCGCAGCAGCAGGCCGAGACCTTCTACGGCGTGCACAAGGAGCGCCCCTTCTTCAAGGACCTCGTCTCCTTCATGACCTCCGGCCCGGTGGTCGTGCAGGTGCTGGAGGGTGAGAACGCGGTGGCCAAGAACCGCGAGATCATGGGCGCCACCAACCCGGCCAATGCCGCCGAAGGCACCATCCGCAAGCTCTTCGCCGAGAGCATCGAGGCGAACAGCGTGCATGGCTCCGACAGCCCGGAGAACGCGGCGATCGAGATCGCCTACTTCTTCGCCGGCTCCGAGATCACCGGCTGA
- a CDS encoding preprotein translocase subunit SecE, whose translation MAEARQHIDMVPVRAEDILSERQAGWQAFTRAASWGIGAIVVILLLLYLFLG comes from the coding sequence ATGGCCGAGGCACGGCAGCATATCGACATGGTACCGGTGCGGGCAGAGGACATCCTGTCCGAGCGCCAGGCCGGCTGGCAGGCCTTCACCCGGGCCGCTTCCTGGGGAATCGGCGCGATCGTGGTGATCCTGCTGCTGCTCTACCTCTTCCTCGGCTGA